A single genomic interval of Lathyrus oleraceus cultivar Zhongwan6 chromosome 7, CAAS_Psat_ZW6_1.0, whole genome shotgun sequence harbors:
- the LOC127102837 gene encoding uncharacterized protein LOC127102837, which produces MARDYPQNKNHMQGRSTGRVYTLDARKAKSNNALIAGTCLVNDHPCFVLFDCGATHSFVSVQCMKRLGLQAIPLSPHMVVTTAMDDVVETPLICENCSLSKLIIIPSSEATPKDVLTTILEGTVSMVNFLFEKEKSVLLVLTKECSGNLNVTQIPIVCEFPEVFPEDVTSLPPERKVEFSTDLIPRMAPISISPYCMAPLELRELKDQLEELLTKHFI; this is translated from the exons ATGGCTAGGGATTATCCTCAGAATAAGAATCATATGCAGGGGAGGAGCACCGGTCGAGTTTATACTTTGGATGCAAGGAAGGCTAAGAGCAACAATGCCTTAATTGCGGGTACGTGTCTTGTCAATGATCATCCTTGTTTTGTATTGTTTGATTGTGGGGCGACACACTCTTTTGTATCAGTTCAGTGCATGAAGCGTCTTGGCTTGCAAGCAATTCCCTTGTCTCCTCATATGGTGGTTACTACTGCCATGGATGATGTGGTTGAGACACcgttgatttgtgaaaattgttcgCTCTCG AAGTTGATTATCATTCCATCTAGTGAAGCTACTCCAAAGGATGTATTAACTACTATCTTGGAAGGTACAGTTAGCATGGTTAATTTCTTATTTGAGAAAGAAAAGTCAGTTCTCTTGGTTCTCACCAAGGAATGTAGCGGCAATCTCAATGTTACACAAATTCCTATCGTTTGTGAATTTCCGGAAGTTTTCCCTGAGGATGTCACTTCTCTTCCTCCTGAAAGGAAAGTGGAATTCTCTACTGATCTGATACCTAGGATGGCTCCAATCTCCATTTCTCCCTATTGTATGGCGCCACTCGAGTTGAGAGAGTTGAAGGATCAATTAGAAGAGTTGTTAACAAAGCATTTCATCTGA